The Palaemon carinicauda isolate YSFRI2023 chromosome 37, ASM3689809v2, whole genome shotgun sequence genome contains a region encoding:
- the LOC137629179 gene encoding mitochondrial import inner membrane translocase subunit TIM14-like, translated as MASSMIIAGLGMATIGFGARFVLRTMPNLGKKMADAVGTFQKLDSKTLGNSKYYKGGFDPKMTKREASLILSVSPNANSQRVRAAYKKMMLVNHPDRGGSPYISAKLSEAKDILDK; from the exons ATG GCTAGTTCTATGATAATTGCCGGCTTAGGCATGGCAACTATTGGATTTGGAGCTCGATTTGTTCTTCGCACCATGCCAAACTTGGGGAAAAAGATGGCTGATGCTGTTGGTACTTTTCAAAAGCTTGACAGTAAG ACGTTAGGTAATAGCAAGTATTACAAAGGAGGATTTGACCCTAAAATGACAAAAAGAGAAGCATCCCTTATACTCAGCGTATCTCCAAATGCTAATTCTCAAAGAGTTCGG gCTGCATATAAAAAAATGATGCTGGTCAACCATCCTGATAGAGGAGGTTCTCCATACATTTCAGCCAAACTGAGCGAAGCTAAGGATATTCTCGACAAGTAA
- the LOC137629358 gene encoding serine/arginine repetitive matrix protein 1-like, with translation MIKLGAAVKHSPTTAERDALSVVDVVVTEASSGSAQTPVPVVAEEDARHVPSKPVIAQTPVPSEQKGNERKTVHLTLARPPAVAPDPDLAPRRPPARVRANVPVKRQGSPARPQPSAHPGPSAVPEIALPRPPAHTRSPAHTRPAVPDKRAVQEASKLAQSRSQVSLDDKRVVQEAPKLAHRRSQVSLNPQHSYTTKSDARQPCPVPVIAQTRSPTPQRSSTSQRAVQEVPKIAHGRSRVPLDSLLTARNIKTAHNVPVVREVPAASPVPVSRDARPSRQRTPTRIVPAARPTRPSQQRTPVRPHPDARPRSPACPAISRSPKAAAQPAHLSPARQRAKSPSRYCQAAQSRPRPVVTDTRQHATAHSRSSVAYQPTARPRIQPSTPPHKIAPVRQRPSPSPTRDRAPCCAPAPSASHAHTHARASKREYPATHDSFTRDPDQGFSRDHQCDRHNDRQRDHARVTSGEEPLGTGDFAASPSGGEHQESEQAFWQILTLMRNLNGIPDP, from the exons atgatcaaactgggtgcggctgtTAAACATTCGCCGACGACAGCAGAGAGAGATGCGCTGtcggtcgttgacgttgttgtgacggaagcatcgagtggttctgctcaaactcctgtgcctgttgttgctgag GAGGATGCACGCCACGTgccatctaaacctgtcattgcACAGACACCGGTCCCTTCGGAGCAAAAGGGCAATGAGCGCAAAACTGTGCATCTTACCCTTGCGCGCCCTCCTGCTGTTGCCCCTGACCCTGATTTAGCGCCACGGCGCCCACCTGCACGCGTGCGAGCAAATGTTCCAGTTaaacgccagggttcccctgcgcgcccacaaccaTCGGCGCACCCGGGCCCATcagctgttcctgagatagcgctcCCACGCCCACCTGCACACACGCGCtcgcctgcgcacacgcgcccagcAGTTCCTGACAAACGAGCAGTCCAAGAGGCATCTAAGTTAGCGCAGAGTCGCTCACAGGTGTCTCTAGATGACAAACGCGtggtccaagaggcacctaagttagcgcacaggcgctcacaggtgtctCTGAACCCCCAACACTCTTATACTACTAAGAGTGATGCGCGCCAACCTTGccctgttcctgttatagcgcaaaCGCGCTCGCCAACGCCCCAGCGCTcttctacatcacagcgcgcagtccaggaggttcccaagatagcgcacgggcgctcacgggttCCCCTGGACTCTCTGCTAACGGCGCGCAATATAAAAACTGCGCACAATGTTCCAGTAGTACGCGAGGTTCCAGCTGCGAGCCCAGTTCCAGTCTCGCGCGATGCGCGTCCATCCCGACAGCGCACACCTACACGGatagttcctgctgcgcgccctaCGCGCCCATCGCAAcaacgcacacctgtgcgcccacatcctgatgcgcgcccacgatcccctgcgtGCCCGGCTATCTCACGATCGCCTAAGGCAGCTGCACAACCTGCACacctctcgcctgcgcgccaacgcgcgaaATCACCCTCGCGCTATTGCCAGGCGGCACAATCGCGCCCACGCCCGGTCGTTACAGACACGCGCCAGCATGCTACCGCGCACTCGCGCTCATCAGTAGCCTATCAGCCCACTGCgcgccctcgcatccagccttctACCCCTCCTCATAAGATAGCTCCTGTGCGCCAAaggccctcgccatctcctacgcgcgacCGCGCCCCCTGCTGCGCTCCCGCGCCCTCAGCCTCACACGCCCACACTCACGCGCGTGCGAGCAAGCGCGAATATCCTGCTACGCATGATTCATTTACGCGCGATCCAGATCAGGGCTTTTCACGCGATCACCAGTGTGATCGCCACAACGATCGCCAACGCGATCACGCCCGAGTTACATCTGGG gaagagcctctggggacgggagactttgctgccagtccgtcaggaggagagcaccaggagtcagagcAAGCGTTCTGGCAAATCCtcaccctcatgaggaacctcaatgggatcccagatccatag